Part of the Herpetosiphonaceae bacterium genome is shown below.
CGCCCCCGTGATCACACCCCAGGCGTCCGTCCAGTTGGAAAGCCAGTCGCGCAGCAGCAGCACCAGCGCCGCTCCCACGATGCCGCCCCACAGCGTGCCGATGCCGCCCAAAATAGTCATCATCACCACCGTGCCCGATGTAGTCCAGTGAACGACCTCAAGCGCGGTAAAGCCGTGTCCCAGCGCAAAGAGTCCACCGGCCAGCCCGGAGAGGCCCGCCGAGATCAGAAAAACAATCAGCTTGTAGCGGTCGGTGGGGTAGCCCAGCGCCCTGGCGCGCGCCTCGTTGTCCCGAATCGCCACCAGCACATGGCCGAACGGCGAATGCACCACGCGGAAGGTGAGCCAAAAGCCCAGCAGCACCAGCGGCAGCACCGCATAGTAGAAGATCGTCGGGTCAGAGAGGTTGAGGCCCCACAGGGTGCGCGGAATACCTTGCAGCCCATTCTCGCCGCCGGTGACACCGCGCCACTGATTGACGATGTAGAAGATCATCTGGGCAAACGCGAGCGTCACCATCGAGAAATAGATCCCGGTGCGGCGGATCGAA
Proteins encoded:
- a CDS encoding branched-chain amino acid ABC transporter permease, which encodes MSNRAMQRSLLGAALIFVLALPQLVYPILALDILLWGLFALALNLLLGYGGLLSFGHAAFWGSAAYAAGIAAKQWGLPFPLAALSGMVVAVLLALPIGYLSIRRTGIYFSMVTLAFAQMIFYIVNQWRGVTGGENGLQGIPRTLWGLNLSDPTIFYYAVLPLVLLGFWLTFRVVHSPFGHVLVAIRDNEARARALGYPTDRYKLIVFLISAGLSGLAGGLFALGHGFTALEVVHWTTSGTVVMMTILGGIGTLWGGIVGAALVLLLRDWLSNWTDAWGVITGAIFVLVVLSFRRGIWGTLLQRTAGREQRS